Below is a genomic region from Armatimonadota bacterium.
CAAGCAGAACGACGGCCAACAAGATTATTGCTAAGAGTCTCATGGCGCTTACCTCCATCGCAGCGCGGAACATGCCCAGGACAGCGCGCAATGACCCTGCCCCGGGCCGCCTCGCCTACGGGCAGTTTCTGTTTTGGCCGTTGATGGCCAGCCGAAGGCTGGCGGATTAAGGCGCGTCGACGACTCCAAGCACCACGCGCCTTGGAGAGTTTGACGCCCTATTCGATTGGAAGGTTCCAGCCCCTCGCGGCAGGTATAATCCCCCTCGCTAACGGAGGGCGACATGGCCGCGATCGATATCATTAACGCCCGCGAAATCCTCGATTCGCGCGGAAACCCCACTCTCGAAGTCGATGTCTTGCTGAGCGACGGCATCTCTATGGGCCGCGTCTCGGTGCCATCGGGCGCCTCGACCGGAGCGCACGAGGCCGTCGAACTGAGAGACAACGAGCAAGACCGGTATGGCGGCAAGGGCGTGTTGAACGCAGTTTCGAACGTCATTGACACGATTGCGCCAGAGTTGGAAGGCATGGACGCCGTCGATCAGCGCGGCATAGATATGGCGCTCTTAGACCTAGACGGCACCGACAACAAGAGCAAACTGGGAGCCAATGCCATGTTGGGCGTGTCGTTGGCGGTCGCTCGCGCCGCGGCGCTCTTTTGCGGACTGCCCCTCTATCGCTATCTGGGCGGCACGGACGGGTATGCGTTGCCAGTGCCCTTAATGAACATTGTGAACGGCGGCAAACACGCCGAAGGCGGCGCCGACATACAGGAGTTCATGATTGCGCCCGTCGGCGCCGATCAGTTTGCCGATGCCCTGATGATGGGAGTCGAGGTGTACCACAGCCTCAAAAAGATCATTCATGCCAAAGGCTATATGACGACCGTGGGCGACGAGGGCGGGTTCGCGCCGCCAGCGGCAAGCAGCCGGGAAGTGTTCGACATGATCTCTGAGGCCTGCACAAAGGCTGGCTACGAGCCGGGAGAGGACGTACTGTTCGCCATCGATGCCGCCGCGACCGAGCTCTATCGCAACGGCAAATACCACCTGGAGCGCGAGGGGCTGACGCTCGATTCGGACGGCATGATCGACTATTACTCGAAACTGGTCGGGGCCTATCCCATCGTCTCGATAGAAGACGGCTTGGCCGAGGACGATTGGGACGGTTGGAAGGCGATGACCCAGGCGCTGGGCAAGCGCGTTCAATTGGTGGGGGACGACCTCTTTGTAACCAACTCGCGGCGACTATTGAGAGGCATTCGCGAGGGCGCGGCTAACAGCATTTTGATCAAGGTCAACCAGATCGGCACCCTCACCGAGACGCTCGACTGCATTCGAGGAGCCCAGCGCCACGGGATGACCACCGTCATCTCGCACCGTTCGGGGGAGACGGAGGACACTTTCATCGCTGACCTTTCCGTGGCCGTGAATGCTGGGCAGATTAAGACCGGCGCGCCGTGCCGGGTAGACCGAACCGCCAAGTACAACCAACTTCTGAGGATTGA
It encodes:
- the eno gene encoding phosphopyruvate hydratase, coding for MAAIDIINAREILDSRGNPTLEVDVLLSDGISMGRVSVPSGASTGAHEAVELRDNEQDRYGGKGVLNAVSNVIDTIAPELEGMDAVDQRGIDMALLDLDGTDNKSKLGANAMLGVSLAVARAAALFCGLPLYRYLGGTDGYALPVPLMNIVNGGKHAEGGADIQEFMIAPVGADQFADALMMGVEVYHSLKKIIHAKGYMTTVGDEGGFAPPAASSREVFDMISEACTKAGYEPGEDVLFAIDAAATELYRNGKYHLEREGLTLDSDGMIDYYSKLVGAYPIVSIEDGLAEDDWDGWKAMTQALGKRVQLVGDDLFVTNSRRLLRGIREGAANSILIKVNQIGTLTETLDCIRGAQRHGMTTVISHRSGETEDTFIADLSVAVNAGQIKTGAPCRVDRTAKYNQLLRIEETLGETGQYPGKSVFRVGA